In Leifsonia sp. ZF2019, a genomic segment contains:
- a CDS encoding helix-turn-helix transcriptional regulator — protein MPGALVTRAGLLAKLDAEVPLVIVEGPSGCGKSTLLAHWASSDADRTMLWFDYPTTAGSFWSQFADLLSLSPAPLPQLAEQLAAIGRKVVAVIDECDDDPALLAQIRAVTRTAGNARFVIATRHAPAMTDLSESCDIDQTVIGARELMFRRSEARELVTLLAGPHDPDEVYLADTVLPLAARLIGIALARGNYGAFDWNGRGRAHVAEVLVRRTMSRIPDSDLLTAAMRLSVAERVDQELCERLLATDRACSALDELERLGIGFSTVEGDRRIFTLVPLLRQGYFDELCRRHPGEVAGLRRVTALWCLENDRPLEAIRNAVAIGDFYLAARAAQSGWLRLAGPDLRATGECLRAIPRELIGRHPVLAVLAGLAVDDVRPGRARAYFEDALTALRRVGSTMESDAVWTLTLRAIARRALGESAHSARAAHAAARAAEQLPKPAQEELGATLAALMLECSRCLLSAGATRYAVHAAESGLGWADGAVREQLALAAAVASAIDGQVATALRLLPDPDQRERLAGPLAETLRLILCAENAAPSPHPHHDPLAAEDAPGDWALVWASGLHALGTGECERGCVGVGDAVAALPAASAGRARVMLMHSLLLIATGQSGRADLILSSSPRRGAEAALVRSLRSAQAGRTEDALREVSTALRAPVEDDPRVSAAACAVASACLHRLGRPAASERMLQRSAAIATQHGLTTPALVWGRTGRPEAQRPGALAATGWLAGAEACEPLTARERAVLEHLIEHDSRQALADALGVSINTVKTQLRSLYRKLGASDRQSALLNAVDLGMLGQPAGAPRA, from the coding sequence ATGCCCGGGGCATTGGTCACGCGCGCCGGGCTCCTCGCGAAGCTCGATGCGGAGGTGCCCCTCGTGATCGTGGAGGGGCCGAGCGGGTGCGGCAAGTCGACCCTCCTCGCGCACTGGGCGAGCTCCGACGCCGATCGGACGATGCTGTGGTTCGACTATCCGACGACCGCCGGTTCGTTCTGGTCGCAGTTCGCCGACCTGCTGTCCCTTTCACCCGCCCCGCTTCCCCAGCTCGCCGAGCAGCTGGCGGCGATCGGCCGCAAGGTCGTCGCCGTCATCGACGAGTGCGACGACGATCCCGCCCTGCTCGCGCAGATCCGCGCGGTGACCCGCACCGCAGGCAACGCGCGGTTCGTCATCGCCACACGTCACGCTCCGGCGATGACGGACCTGTCGGAGAGCTGCGACATCGATCAGACCGTGATCGGCGCGCGCGAGCTCATGTTCCGTCGGTCCGAGGCGCGAGAGCTCGTCACACTCCTGGCAGGCCCCCACGACCCCGACGAGGTCTACCTCGCCGACACGGTGCTGCCCCTGGCGGCACGACTCATCGGTATCGCGCTCGCGCGCGGAAACTACGGCGCTTTCGACTGGAACGGGCGTGGGCGCGCCCACGTCGCCGAGGTCCTCGTCCGCCGCACCATGTCCCGGATACCCGACTCGGACCTTCTCACCGCGGCGATGCGTCTCTCGGTGGCCGAACGCGTCGATCAGGAGCTCTGCGAGCGGCTCCTGGCGACGGACCGGGCGTGCTCCGCCCTGGACGAACTCGAGCGTCTGGGGATCGGCTTCTCGACGGTCGAGGGCGACCGCCGGATCTTCACTCTGGTGCCTCTGTTGCGCCAGGGCTATTTCGACGAGTTGTGCAGACGACACCCGGGTGAGGTGGCAGGGCTCCGTCGCGTGACCGCGCTCTGGTGCCTGGAGAACGATCGTCCCCTCGAGGCGATCCGCAACGCCGTCGCCATCGGTGATTTCTATCTCGCCGCGCGCGCCGCGCAGTCCGGGTGGCTCCGGCTCGCCGGCCCGGACCTGCGGGCGACCGGAGAGTGTCTCCGTGCGATTCCCCGCGAGCTGATCGGCAGACACCCCGTCCTCGCTGTCCTGGCTGGTCTGGCCGTCGACGACGTGCGGCCGGGACGGGCGCGGGCGTACTTCGAGGACGCACTGACGGCGCTGCGTCGCGTGGGCTCGACGATGGAGTCCGACGCCGTGTGGACGCTGACGCTGCGGGCGATCGCCCGTCGCGCGCTCGGCGAATCGGCGCACAGTGCACGCGCAGCCCACGCCGCAGCACGCGCGGCAGAGCAGCTTCCGAAGCCGGCCCAGGAGGAGCTGGGGGCGACGCTCGCCGCCCTGATGCTGGAATGCTCCCGCTGCCTGCTCTCCGCGGGAGCCACCCGGTATGCGGTCCACGCGGCCGAGTCGGGGCTGGGGTGGGCCGACGGCGCCGTCCGAGAGCAACTCGCCCTGGCCGCCGCCGTCGCCTCGGCGATCGACGGTCAGGTCGCAACAGCGCTCCGGCTGCTGCCCGATCCCGACCAGCGCGAGCGTCTCGCGGGGCCGTTGGCCGAGACCCTCCGTCTGATCCTGTGCGCGGAGAATGCCGCGCCTTCGCCGCATCCGCATCACGACCCGCTCGCGGCCGAGGACGCGCCGGGAGACTGGGCGCTGGTGTGGGCGTCCGGTCTGCATGCGCTCGGCACGGGGGAATGCGAGCGGGGCTGCGTCGGCGTCGGGGACGCCGTGGCCGCGCTTCCGGCGGCGAGCGCCGGGCGCGCGCGGGTGATGCTGATGCACAGCCTTCTGCTGATCGCGACCGGGCAGTCCGGTCGAGCCGACCTCATCCTCTCGTCATCGCCACGGCGCGGAGCGGAGGCCGCGCTCGTGCGGTCCCTGCGCAGCGCACAGGCCGGCCGGACGGAGGACGCGCTGCGGGAGGTGTCGACCGCGTTGCGAGCGCCCGTCGAGGACGATCCGCGCGTCAGCGCCGCGGCGTGTGCCGTCGCCTCCGCGTGCCTGCACAGACTCGGGCGCCCGGCGGCGAGCGAACGGATGCTCCAACGCAGCGCCGCCATCGCGACGCAGCACGGGCTGACCACCCCGGCCCTCGTCTGGGGCCGCACGGGCCGGCCGGAGGCCCAGCGGCCCGGCGCGCTCGCCGCCACGGGCTGGCTGGCCGGGGCGGAGGCCTGCGAGCCCCTGACCGCGCGCGAACGCGCCGTGCTCGAGCACTTGATCGAGCACGACTCACGACAGGCTCTCGCTGACGCCCTCGGGGTGTCCATCAACACGGTCAAGACCCAGTTGCGTTCTCTCTACCGGAAGCTGGGAGCCTCCGACCGGCAATCGGCGCTGCTCAACGCCGTCGATCTCGGGATGCTGGGACAGCCCGCCGGCGCCCCGCGCGCATGA